The Prunus dulcis chromosome 3, ALMONDv2, whole genome shotgun sequence genome segment ATAATCTTGATGATGCAGTTGTATTGAAATGATTATGCAAAATGCTTGTTCCTTGTAAAATATCATTCAATTATTACAGCTCAAAATTCAACTGGTTCCATCAAAAATCTGAAACACCCCACTGACCACGGCATGAAGAAAGAGTTTCTAATCACTTATTGTAGAGTGTGTGTGGGGTCACTGGCAAATGACCACCATGTCCCTGTTTCTGTAGGTCCTTCACATAAAATTCAATGTCCTTCGTTGCCACAAACAGCACTCATCAAGATTCCAAACGACAGAGCAGAACTTTCACCTAGACTTTTCAATGGACTGGACTACCATGTCAACTGAACGTTTGAATTTCCCTGGCTTTAATTTTGTTCACCGCACAAGAAAACGTCTGATTGGGGTTGGTCTCCCACTCTACTTGTCTGTTTAATTGCAATGTTTGTGAGTGTTCTGGCTCCAAGGAACCAGTCAAAGAGCAAGTCAGTTTCAATCTCATTATGTTTTGTCCTTTATCCTTTTTGTTCCATTCCTAATTTCTTCCCATAGTTTTATCTTGTATTTTCAATTTGGAAAAGGAAAGTGTGAGTTGTACCACTAGAGCTATAAACCTCTCGTAGTGCTTGTAAGAGGAAAATTGATTGTGTTTGACGGTAATACCACGCATACATATACAGTATCCTAAGGAATAAGGCAATTCTGATGACATTGATAAATTGCTGGTGAATGGTGATGCATACTTAGGTGGTGGTGCAGTTTGTGTCTGCTTCTTGTCACTTATGTGCTCATTAATGAGAATGTCGTGCATCTCATCAAGCCTTAATTATGCTCACTAAGATGTGAAGATCTTTAAGTTTTGTCGGATGGTCACTTTGTGCCTGCTAAAACACCGCCAGGAAGTATAGAAAATTGGCACACCTTCTCCTAATCCTGGACATAATTGGACAGCTCATCATGTGGGTGAACATGCACTAAAGTAAAGTCCATAGAGATTGTAGGATCAAGGCTTGGAGAGAGAGACATGATTCCCCTTTTAAATTGGAATATGGATTCATAGCTATTGCTGGACTTCGCATATATTTATGTTGTTAAGATTGTGGATCTGGACGATACATTTTAACAAAATCACTATAATTAATGTATATAAGCGTATTTTTGATAGTATGACAAGAGAACATGTTTCATGaatcttattattttattacaatgTCCATATAAACCATAAATTGATTAGATCCGAACAATAAATTGTCcaacaatacaacatatattcattttattataaacATTGTTGACTGGTAGCAGCATGTCTATGTCTTGTATTATGATCCGACAAATTTGAGCTCTCCCCTGAATTAGAATGTTTGTTAGAACAATTGTCTTTTTCTGAAAGACCTGGAAGAAATGAGTCAAGTGATCAATTGCCCGGTATCTTCTTAAAAGGTGGATAAACATAAGCAAAAAGAAGAATCAAAGATATATAtctaataaaaacaaacagtACAAGGAAAAAGGTGAATTCATGGATGTCATtgattcatatttttattttatttgggtttttaaaTGCACCTTTTGCCCTGTCCTTGCACGTAATTGGAGGAGTTGTCTTACCGACTCATGGCTTTTGTGGcaacttgcgacgtggaatTGTACTGGGATATGAATATATCTCAAGTCATTTTCAACCGTTTATTTAATGGTAGGACTTGATGATATGCTTCCCAATTTGATTTGCTTACACACAATCAGATCAACCATTTATATTATTACGAGCTGCGATGAGTAAATATGGTACAAATATCGGCGTAAGATGTGCATCATCTTTGTAATTCATTCAATCCACATTAAGGTTTTAATTTACAATTTCAAGTCTCTGATTTCAGAAAAAAGTTGTATCATTGATTATTGATATGAAGGTAAAGAGCTGGGATGGTATTTTACACAACATGGAAATCAGAAGGAATAAGAAACCAAAAATCTCAAAGTTACAGTCACAGAGTagtcttttttaattgaaaaactaGCTTGTTAGTTCTTTGCTCACTGACTGATCAAATCAAAACATGATTGCCTGTTGGACTTCAAGTTTAATTCCTTCCTTCATTCTTCTGATAAAATCATCACATTTCTTGTTCAACTCCTCTCTACTCAGCAActcaattccttcttcttcatatgcTTCATGATCTTCAACCATAATTAAGCTGTTTCTGCagccttcctcttcttcatcttgtgtaatcaaaacccttttatcttctgcttctgcttcttcttctactgTGATAAAGATTTCAtcatcttctccttcttgCTCTTGTTCAACTTCCACATTGACAACTTCTTCCTTTGCTTTTGGTGCCTTTGTCTCTGCCAATTCGACAACTCTTTGCCGGTTTTCGCTGTTCTTCGGAGCAAGTTCATCATTGTTAAGATTAGTACTTCCCGGTGGAGAATTTCCAATAAGACCAGAATTCTTGACAATAAACACCAGAAGTCCATTGCAGAGCAAGAACATGTAGTTCTTATCAA includes the following:
- the LOC117622246 gene encoding uncharacterized protein LOC117622246, which encodes MDYIKVSSIQAASQFNFSQSHNQSKVIKLLLSVSVLSILLSYSSLVSFLLHSFNAFTSAASVKLFSYSFDKNYMFLLCNGLLVFIVKNSGLIGNSPPGSTNLNNDELAPKNSENRQRVVELAETKAPKAKEEVVNVEVEQEQEGEDDEIFITVEEEAEAEDKRVLITQDEEEEGCRNSLIMVEDHEAYEEEGIELLSREELNKKCDDFIRRMKEGIKLEVQQAIMF